A single genomic interval of Cucumis sativus cultivar 9930 chromosome 5, Cucumber_9930_V3, whole genome shotgun sequence harbors:
- the LOC101221454 gene encoding phosphate transporter PHO1 homolog 9 isoform X1, translated as MKFGKEFLSQMIPEWQEAYLNYDQLKSLLKEVSQARQVETTSENQRSKFKRRGSLYRAFSGLTGGRIGSQKLQEDHATTTIHTNIIQKDCEECYQSMLLVSSLEKSAENEVDFFKKLDDELNEVVGFYRREVGVLTEEAEELSKQMDILIALRIKVEKPPVSCFQDSNDHVSLTSNSTPTSTIPRTSLDPVFEGQSRLEVTQEVEMAEETSLEDAKSYGRKAGKGIVQPTTQKLKPVSLEILHQVRINVPPETPISTLKCMVMSSNPQLSYNKTELRKAEELMMRALIEFYQKLRLLKDYSFLNKLAVLKIMKKYDKITSRKASKAYLEMVERSPLGTIPEVTKLIERVETVFIKHFAKGNRRRGMDLLKRKVRRERQGITFLSGFLFGCSIALLVAIILVIHLRNIFQNPGRFQYMDNIFPLYSLFGFIILHMLMYSANIYFWRRYRINYAFMFGFKQGTELGCWEVFFLSSVLAVITLVCVLSNLDMEADPRTRNFAAITESIPLALLIALLCIIFCPFNIVYRSSRFFLVRSAFHLVCAPFYKVSLQDFFLADQLTSQVQAFRSLQFYICYYVWGDFIRRTNRCFQSKIFEAFFFIVAIIPYWIRTLQCARRLVEDKNVEHVFNGLKYFSTIVAIAMRTGHDLNMGIVWRIMAAISSAVATILGTYWDIVQDWGLLQRNSKNPWLRDKLLIPNKGVYFVAIALNILLRLAWMQSVLGFREAPFIHRQALIAIVAVLEIIRRGIWNFFRMENEHLNNVGKFRAFNSVPLPFEYNDKEMRTQF; from the exons ATGAAGTTTGGCAAAGAGTTCTTATCACAAATGATACCAGAATGGCAAGAAGCATACCTGAATTACGATCAATTGAAGTCATTACTGAAAGAAGTGAGTCAAGCAAGACAAGTAGAAACAACATCAGAAAACCAAAGAAGTAAGTTCAAAAGGAGAGGATCCTTATACAGAGCATTTAGTGGATTAACAGGTGGAAGAATAGGGTCCCAAAAGCTACAAGAAGATCATGCAACAACAACAATTCATacaaacataattcaaaaagATTGTGAAGAGTGTTATCAAAGCATGTTGCTTGTTTCATCTTTGGAAAAATCAGCTGAGAATGAAGTGGATTTCTTCAAGAAACTTGATGATGAGTTGAATGAAGTGGTGGGATTTTACAGGAGAGAAGTTGGGGTGTTAACGGAGGAAGCTGAGGAGTTGAGTAAACAAATGGATATTCTGATTGCTTTGAGGATTAAGGTTGAGAAACCACCCGTGTCTTGTTTTCAAGATTCTAATGATCATGTTAGTCTTACTTCTAATTCAACTCCAACGTCCACCATTCCAAGAACTTCACTTG ATCCTGTTTTTGAAGGACAGTCGCGATTAGAGGTAACACAAGAAGTAGAAATGGCAGAAGAAACATCTTTGGAAGATGCAAAAAGTTATGGCAGGAAGGCGGGTAAAGGAATAGTTCAACCTACAACTCAAAAACTCAAACCAGTTTCATTAGAAATATTACATCAAGTAAGGATTAACGTGCCGCCAGAAACACCAATATCAACTTTAAAATGCATGGTTATGAGTTCCAACCCTCAATTGTCTTATAACAAGACAGAGTTGAGGAAAGCTGAAGAACTCATGATGCGAGCTCTTATTGAATTCTACCAAAAGCTTAGACTTTTAAAAGACTACAG TTTCTTGAATAAACTTGCAGTTTTGAAGATCATGAAGAAGTATGATAAG ATTACATCACGTAAAGCATCAAAGGCTTACTTAGAAATGGTGGAAAGATCTCCTCTTGGCACCATTCCTGAG GTAACAAAGCTCATAGAAAGGGTGGAGACTGTTTTCATTAAGCACTTTGCAAAAGGAAACCGTAGAAGAGGAATGGaccttttgaaaagaaaagtcagAAGGGAAAGACAAGGAATTACCTTTCTCTCAG GTTTTCTATTTGGCTGTTCAATTGCACTTCTAGTGGCCATCATTCTTGTCATACACCTAAGAAACATCTTCCAGAATCCAGGGCGTTTTCAATACATGGATAACATATTTCCTCTCTATAG CCTTTTCGGATTCATCATTTTGCACATGCTGATGTACTCTGCGAATATATACTTTTGGCGGCGTTACCGTATCAATTATGCGTTTATGTTTGGCTTCAAACAAGGGACAGAATTGGGTTGTTGggaggttttttttcttagttcaGTTCTTGCTGTGATCACATTGGTTTGTGTCCTTTCCAATTTGGATATGGAGGCAGACCCCAGAACTAGAAACTTTGCAGCCATAACTGAATCAATCCCTTTGGCTCTACTCATT GCCCTTCTTTGCATAATATTTTGTCCTTTCAACATCGTATATCGTTCGAGCCGCTTCTTCCTCGTTCGTAGTGCGTTTCATTTGGTTTGTGCTCCTTTCTACAAG GTTAGCCTCCAAGACTTTTTCTTGGCAGATCAACTCACTAGCCAG GTTCAAGCGTTTAGAAGTTTACAATTCTACATATGCTACTATGTGTGGGGGGACTTTATAAGAAGAACAAATAGGTGCTTCCAGAGCAAGATCTTTGAagcctttttctttattgttgcAATTATTCCATACTGGATTCGTACTCTTCAG TGCGCTCGGCGATTGGTCGAAGATAAAAACGTCGAACATGTGTTTAATGGACTGAAATACTTCTCAACCATAGTTGCAATTGCAATGAGAACAGGTCATGATTTGAATATGGGAATCGTTTGGAGAATTATGGCTGCAATTAGTTCTGCTGTTGCAACAATCTTAGGCACATATTGGGATATAGTTCAAGATTGGGGACTTCTCCaaagaaactcaaaaaatCCATGGTTGAGAGACAAACTATTGATACCAAACAAAGGTGTTTACTTTGTAGCAATT GCATTGAATATCTTGCTAAGACTTGCTTGGATGCAATCAGTTCTTGGTTTTAGAGAAGCTCCATTTATTCATAGACAAGCCTTGATTGCCATTGTCGCTGTGTTGGAAATCATTAGACGAGGAATCTGGAATTTCTTCAG GATGGAGAATGAGCATCTAAACAATGTGGGGAAGTTTAGGGCATTCAACTCTGTGCCTCTTCCATTTGAATACAACGACAAAGAGATGAGAACTCAGTTTTGA
- the LOC101221454 gene encoding phosphate transporter PHO1 homolog 9 isoform X2 — MIMLVLLLIQLQRPPFQELHLSRLEVTQEVEMAEETSLEDAKSYGRKAGKGIVQPTTQKLKPVSLEILHQVRINVPPETPISTLKCMVMSSNPQLSYNKTELRKAEELMMRALIEFYQKLRLLKDYSFLNKLAVLKIMKKYDKITSRKASKAYLEMVERSPLGTIPEVTKLIERVETVFIKHFAKGNRRRGMDLLKRKVRRERQGITFLSGFLFGCSIALLVAIILVIHLRNIFQNPGRFQYMDNIFPLYSLFGFIILHMLMYSANIYFWRRYRINYAFMFGFKQGTELGCWEVFFLSSVLAVITLVCVLSNLDMEADPRTRNFAAITESIPLALLIALLCIIFCPFNIVYRSSRFFLVRSAFHLVCAPFYKVSLQDFFLADQLTSQVQAFRSLQFYICYYVWGDFIRRTNRCFQSKIFEAFFFIVAIIPYWIRTLQCARRLVEDKNVEHVFNGLKYFSTIVAIAMRTGHDLNMGIVWRIMAAISSAVATILGTYWDIVQDWGLLQRNSKNPWLRDKLLIPNKGVYFVAIALNILLRLAWMQSVLGFREAPFIHRQALIAIVAVLEIIRRGIWNFFRMENEHLNNVGKFRAFNSVPLPFEYNDKEMRTQF; from the exons ATGATCATGTTAGTCTTACTTCTAATTCAACTCCAACGTCCACCATTCCAAGAACTTCACTTG TCGCGATTAGAGGTAACACAAGAAGTAGAAATGGCAGAAGAAACATCTTTGGAAGATGCAAAAAGTTATGGCAGGAAGGCGGGTAAAGGAATAGTTCAACCTACAACTCAAAAACTCAAACCAGTTTCATTAGAAATATTACATCAAGTAAGGATTAACGTGCCGCCAGAAACACCAATATCAACTTTAAAATGCATGGTTATGAGTTCCAACCCTCAATTGTCTTATAACAAGACAGAGTTGAGGAAAGCTGAAGAACTCATGATGCGAGCTCTTATTGAATTCTACCAAAAGCTTAGACTTTTAAAAGACTACAG TTTCTTGAATAAACTTGCAGTTTTGAAGATCATGAAGAAGTATGATAAG ATTACATCACGTAAAGCATCAAAGGCTTACTTAGAAATGGTGGAAAGATCTCCTCTTGGCACCATTCCTGAG GTAACAAAGCTCATAGAAAGGGTGGAGACTGTTTTCATTAAGCACTTTGCAAAAGGAAACCGTAGAAGAGGAATGGaccttttgaaaagaaaagtcagAAGGGAAAGACAAGGAATTACCTTTCTCTCAG GTTTTCTATTTGGCTGTTCAATTGCACTTCTAGTGGCCATCATTCTTGTCATACACCTAAGAAACATCTTCCAGAATCCAGGGCGTTTTCAATACATGGATAACATATTTCCTCTCTATAG CCTTTTCGGATTCATCATTTTGCACATGCTGATGTACTCTGCGAATATATACTTTTGGCGGCGTTACCGTATCAATTATGCGTTTATGTTTGGCTTCAAACAAGGGACAGAATTGGGTTGTTGggaggttttttttcttagttcaGTTCTTGCTGTGATCACATTGGTTTGTGTCCTTTCCAATTTGGATATGGAGGCAGACCCCAGAACTAGAAACTTTGCAGCCATAACTGAATCAATCCCTTTGGCTCTACTCATT GCCCTTCTTTGCATAATATTTTGTCCTTTCAACATCGTATATCGTTCGAGCCGCTTCTTCCTCGTTCGTAGTGCGTTTCATTTGGTTTGTGCTCCTTTCTACAAG GTTAGCCTCCAAGACTTTTTCTTGGCAGATCAACTCACTAGCCAG GTTCAAGCGTTTAGAAGTTTACAATTCTACATATGCTACTATGTGTGGGGGGACTTTATAAGAAGAACAAATAGGTGCTTCCAGAGCAAGATCTTTGAagcctttttctttattgttgcAATTATTCCATACTGGATTCGTACTCTTCAG TGCGCTCGGCGATTGGTCGAAGATAAAAACGTCGAACATGTGTTTAATGGACTGAAATACTTCTCAACCATAGTTGCAATTGCAATGAGAACAGGTCATGATTTGAATATGGGAATCGTTTGGAGAATTATGGCTGCAATTAGTTCTGCTGTTGCAACAATCTTAGGCACATATTGGGATATAGTTCAAGATTGGGGACTTCTCCaaagaaactcaaaaaatCCATGGTTGAGAGACAAACTATTGATACCAAACAAAGGTGTTTACTTTGTAGCAATT GCATTGAATATCTTGCTAAGACTTGCTTGGATGCAATCAGTTCTTGGTTTTAGAGAAGCTCCATTTATTCATAGACAAGCCTTGATTGCCATTGTCGCTGTGTTGGAAATCATTAGACGAGGAATCTGGAATTTCTTCAG GATGGAGAATGAGCATCTAAACAATGTGGGGAAGTTTAGGGCATTCAACTCTGTGCCTCTTCCATTTGAATACAACGACAAAGAGATGAGAACTCAGTTTTGA
- the LOC101221695 gene encoding transmembrane emp24 domain-containing protein p24delta9, which produces MKMPKWSFLVSIILGLISTVVVDSMRFDLQSGTTKCISDDIKANAMTVGKYSAVNLNEGFPIPDSHKITVRVSSPHGNTYHNADHVESGHFAFTAAETGDYTTCFWVPEQNPPGLVSVEFDWRSGVSSKDWSKVAKKGQIEVMELELKKLSDTITSIHDEMFYLREREEEMQLLNRSTTTKMATFSILSLGVCLSVAALQLWHLKTFFERKKLL; this is translated from the exons ATGAAGATGCCCAAATGGAGTTTCTTGGTTTCCATTATTTTAGGCCTCATATCAACTGTTGTTGTTGATTCTATGCGCTTCGATCTTCAATCCGGCACCACCAAATGCATTTCCGATGACATCAAGGCCAATGCCATGACCGTCGGAAAATATTCGGCAGTTAATCTCAACGAAGGTTTTCCCATTCCCGATTCTCACAAGATCACTGTCAGG GTTAGTTCGCCTCATGGCAACACGTATCATAATGCGGATCATGTGGAATCTGGACATTTTGCGTTCACTGCAGCCGAGACTGGGGACTATACTACATGCTTTTGGGTTCCCGAACAAAATCCTCCAGGTTTAGTTTCTGTTGAATTTGATTGGAGGTCCGGTGTTTCTTCTAAGGATTGGTCTAAGGTTGCTAAGAAAGGCCAGATTGAA GTAATGGAACTTGAGTTGAAGAAGTTGTCCGACACAATCACCTCCATACATGATGAGATGTTTTATCTGCGTGAAAG AGAGGAAGAAATGCAACTACTGAATAGATCAACGACTACAAAGATGGCCACTTTTAGTATCTTATCACTGGGAGTTTGCTTGTCTGTGGCTGCTTTACAATTATGGCATCTCAAGACATTCTTTGAACGCAAGAAGTTGCTCTGA
- the LOC101221923 gene encoding pectinesterase 31, with translation MAAQPRVLTVAHDGCADFCTVQEAIDAVPFSNTCRTIIRVSPGIYKQPLYVPKTKNFITFAGLNPETTILTWDNTATKINHHQAARVIGTGTFGCGSTIVEGEDFLAENITFENSSPQGSGQAVAIRVTADRCAFYNCRFLGWQDTLYLHYGRQYLKDCYIEGSVDFIFGNSTALLEHCHVHCKSKGFITAQSRKSSQETTGYVFLRCVITGSGETSYVHLGRPWGPFARVVFAYTHMDVCIKPAGWDNWGKAENERTACFYEYKCFGPGSCSMKRVCWARELLDEEADEFILHRFIDPDVDRPWLCQRMALRIPFSA, from the exons ATGGCGGCCCAGCCCAGGGTCCTCACAGTGGCACACGACGGCTGTGCAGATTTCTGCACGGTTCAAGAAGCCATAGACGCGGTTCCATTCAGCAATACTTGCCGCACTATAATCCGTGTGTCTCCTGGAATTTACAAGCAGCCTTTATATGTACCCAagaccaaaaatttcattactTTCGCCGGTTTGAACCCTGAGACTACTATTCTCACTTGGGACAATACTGCCACCAAAATTAACCACCACCAA GCTGCTCGTGTCATTGGAACTGGGACTTTTGGTTGTGGAAGTACAATTGTGGAAGGAGAGGATTTCCTTGCTGAGAATATCACGTTTGAGAATTCTTCCCCTCAA gGTTCTGGACAAGCTGTGGCTATCAGAGTTACAGCAGATCGTTGTGCCTTTTACAATTGCAGGTTTCTTGGTTGGCAG GATACTCTGTACCTACATTATGGAAGACAATATTTGAAGGATTGTTACATCGAAGGAAGCGTGGACTTCATATTTGGCAACAGCACTGCTCTGTTGGAGCATTGTCATGTCCACTGCAAGTCGAAAGGCTTTATTACTGCACAGAGCAGAAAATCTTCTCAAGAGACGACAGGTTATGTGTTCTTGAG GTGTGTGATCACAGGCAGTGGTGAGACTTCTTACGTTCATCTCGGGCGACCATGGGGACCATTTGCAAGGGTGGTATTTGCTTACACACACATGGATGTATGTATCAAACCAGCAGGCTGGGATAACTGGGGGAAAGCTGAAAACGAGAGAACTGCTTGCTTCTACGAGTACAA GTGTTTCGGGCCAGGGAGTTGCTCAATGAAAAGGGTGTGTTGGGCAAGAGAATTATTGGATGAAGAAGCTGATGAGTTCATTCTGCATCGATTTATCGATCCCGACGTGGATAGGCCTTGGCTATGCCAGAGGATGGCACTGAGGATTCCTTTTTCTGCTTAA
- the LOC101212716 gene encoding uncharacterized protein LOC101212716 isoform X2, which produces MTMLCSNTKPMCLHYFQRESSLKKQKVKNWKCFAIDPRSQKIIHHNNLLSVSFVSFSDLPLYESPGKASFDEYLEDKPRLVKATFPGKNQQLNQEEWRIETPKIQLLFLKICPTIDMKIISKTNGGEAYPCHVPHYIPKLLHFQMTNWEINGIHKEYRPSSANVCSHGVIYRQKIGTRSRLKFQLVIDLSFLVPDALHFVPNDVLRGIIETVMKAMVEDLKHKTVHKLVEDYSKFRMEKEKENIGKVNTSK; this is translated from the exons ATGACGATGCTGTGCTCAAATACAAAGCCAATGTGTTTGCATTATTTTCAAAGAGAAAGCAGTTTGAAGAAGCAGAAAGTTAAGAACTGGAAGTGCTTTGCTATTGATCCCAGAAGTCAAAAAATCATTCATCATAATAACCTCTTATCTGTTTCTTTTGTATCTTTTAGTGACTTACCACTTTATGAATCTCCTGGG AAAGCTTCATTTGATGAATATTTGGAAGATAAACCCAGATTGGTCAAAGCAACATTTCCTGGAAAAAATCAACAGCTCAACCAG GAAGAGTGGAGAATTGAAACACCAAAAATTCAACTATTGTTCCTCAAGATATGCCCAACCATTGATATGAAAATAATCTCCAAAACCAATGGAGGAGAAGCTTATCCATGTCATGTTCCTCATTACATCCCAAAACTTCTTCACTTTCAAATG ACAAATTGGGAGATCAATGGTATCCATAAAGAGTATAGGCCATCTTCAGCCAATGTTTGTTCTCATGGAGTTATCTATAGACAAAAAATTGGAACAAGAAGCCGCCTTAAGTTTCAACTTGTAATCGATCTCAGCTTTCTTGTACCGGACGCGCTCCATTTCGTTCCAAATGACGTTTTACGGGGCATTATCGAGACG GTTATGAAGGCAATGGTTGAGGACTTGAAGCATAAAACTGTACATAAATTGGTTGAGGATTATAGTAAGTTTAGGatggagaaagagaaagaaaatattggaaaAGTAAACACAtcaaaatga
- the LOC101212716 gene encoding uncharacterized protein LOC101212716 isoform X1: MTMLCSNTKPMCLHYFQRESSLKKQKVKNWKCFAIDPRSQKIIHHNNLLSVSFVSFSDLPLYESPGKASFDEYLEDKPRLVKATFPGKNQQLNQEEWRIETPKIQLLFLKICPTIDMKIISKTNGGEAYPCHVPHYIPKLLHFQMQTNWEINGIHKEYRPSSANVCSHGVIYRQKIGTRSRLKFQLVIDLSFLVPDALHFVPNDVLRGIIETVMKAMVEDLKHKTVHKLVEDYSKFRMEKEKENIGKVNTSK; the protein is encoded by the exons ATGACGATGCTGTGCTCAAATACAAAGCCAATGTGTTTGCATTATTTTCAAAGAGAAAGCAGTTTGAAGAAGCAGAAAGTTAAGAACTGGAAGTGCTTTGCTATTGATCCCAGAAGTCAAAAAATCATTCATCATAATAACCTCTTATCTGTTTCTTTTGTATCTTTTAGTGACTTACCACTTTATGAATCTCCTGGG AAAGCTTCATTTGATGAATATTTGGAAGATAAACCCAGATTGGTCAAAGCAACATTTCCTGGAAAAAATCAACAGCTCAACCAG GAAGAGTGGAGAATTGAAACACCAAAAATTCAACTATTGTTCCTCAAGATATGCCCAACCATTGATATGAAAATAATCTCCAAAACCAATGGAGGAGAAGCTTATCCATGTCATGTTCCTCATTACATCCCAAAACTTCTTCACTTTCAAATG CAGACAAATTGGGAGATCAATGGTATCCATAAAGAGTATAGGCCATCTTCAGCCAATGTTTGTTCTCATGGAGTTATCTATAGACAAAAAATTGGAACAAGAAGCCGCCTTAAGTTTCAACTTGTAATCGATCTCAGCTTTCTTGTACCGGACGCGCTCCATTTCGTTCCAAATGACGTTTTACGGGGCATTATCGAGACG GTTATGAAGGCAATGGTTGAGGACTTGAAGCATAAAACTGTACATAAATTGGTTGAGGATTATAGTAAGTTTAGGatggagaaagagaaagaaaatattggaaaAGTAAACACAtcaaaatga
- the LOC101222163 gene encoding vesicle transport v-SNARE 11 → MSEVFDGYERQYCELSANLSRKCTSASALNGEQKKQKVSEVKTGIDEAEALIRKMDLEARSLPPNVKAVLLAKLREYKSDLNNLKSEVKRIESGSLSAATRDELLESGMADTLTASADQRSRLMSTTERLDKSSDRIKESRRTMLETEELGVSILQDLHSQRQSLLHAHNTLHGVDDNIGKSKRILTNMSRRMNKNKWIVTSIIIVLVLAIILILYFKLTK, encoded by the exons ATGAGTGAGGTGTTCGACGGATATGAACGGCAATACTGCGAGCTTTCGGCGAATCTGTCAAGAAAATGCACTTCGGCTAGTGCCCTTAATGGAG AGCAAAAGAAGCAAAAGGTTTCTGAAGTAAAGACAGGAATTGATGAAGCAGAAGCTCTG ATTCGGAAAATGGATCTTGAGGCCAGAAGTTTGCCGCCTAATGTCAAGGCTGTCCTTCTAGCTAAATTGAGAGAGTACAAATCTGACCTCAACAACTTAAAAAGTGAAGTTAAACGCATTGAATCTGGAAGCTTAAGTGCAGCCACTAGAGATGAGTTGCTGGAATCAGGAATGGCTGATACATTGACG GCATCAGCTGACCAAAGATCGAGATTAATGAGCACAACAGAGAGGCTCGATAAGTCTAGTGATAGAATTAAGGAAAGTCGAAGAACCATGCTAGAAACAGAAGAACTTGGAGTTTCAATTCTTCAAGATTTACACTCGCAGAGACAGTCTCTCTTGCATGCTCATAATACG CTTCATGGAGTAGATGACAACATAGGGAAGAGTAAGAGAATTTTAACCAACATGTCAAGAAGGATGAACAAGAACAAATGGATTGTTACATCCATAATCATTGTTCTTGTATTGGCCATCATCCTGATATTGTACTTCAAACTTACCAAATAg
- the LOC101212956 gene encoding ethylene-responsive transcription factor ERN1, whose translation MARKRKAVEGVEDKSSSEGGALGWDEMVKEATATAAVLSGGARRARKRFVGVRQRPSGRWVAEIKDTIQKIRVWLGTFDTAEEAARAYDEAACLLRGSNTRTNFWPCSPLSSSSPALPSKITNLLIQRLNARNNNSSIHNLPINQQEQKHQPVQERMLNSIDHQSREELATTCFTDRVLSDLLNDQEVFTTNPNIEEISRSFESCLTEKDESDSGEMESSNWVGMTQMNDSNGGDEKNELVQEEEEEEEEGSNVLDFHFLDDIGPPCYYSPFEIAEEIGEPMEGGEGNEDEPSSMLREAMKRMKYERKISASLYAFNGIPECLKLKLGEGSGVRSNSELITSLRKACDRRRSNEEKVEEEEEDEEDKEEMKSFSSNEVDLSIWSSLDLPPICFVN comes from the coding sequence ATggcaagaaagagaaaggctGTTGAAGGAGTGGAAGACAAGAGCTCAAGTGAAGGAGGAGCTTTGGGTTGGGATGAGATGGTGAAGGAGGCAACGGCCACAGCAGCAGTCCTAAGCGGAGGGGCTCGAAGGGCCCGAAAGCGATTCGTTGGCGTTCGTCAACGACCGTCAGGACGATGGGTGGCGGAGATCAAAGACACTATACAGAAGATTAGAGTATGGTTAGGAACATTTGACACGGCAGAGGAAGCAGCTAGAGCGTACGACGAGGCAGCTTGTTTACTTCGTGGCTCGAACACGAGAACAAACTTCTGGCCTTGCTCCCCTTTATCATCTTCATCACCTGCCCTTCCTTCAAAGATCACTAATCTACTAATCCAAAGGCTTAATGCAAGAAACAACAACTCCTCTATACATAATCTTCCAATCAATCAGCAAGAACAAAAACATCAGCCAGTTCAAGAAAGGATGTTAAACTCAATTGATCATCAAAGCAGAGAAGAATTAGCAACAACATGTTTCACTGACAGAGTTCTAAGTGATTTACTCAATGATCAAGAAGTGTTCACCACAAATCCCAATATTGAGGAAATCAGTAGAAGTTTTGAGTCATGTTTGACGGAGAAAGATGAATCTGACAGTGGAGAAATGGAGAGTAGCAACTGGGTGGGAATGACCCAAATGAATGACTCAAATGGGGGAGATGAGAAAAATGAACttgttcaagaagaagaagaagaagaagaagaaggatcaAATGTTCTGGATTTTCATTTCCTTGATGACATTGGGCCACCATGTTACTACTCACCATTTGAGATTGCAGAGGAAATTGGTGAGCCAATGGAGGGAGGAGAAGGAAATGAAGATGAACCATCTTCCATGTTGAGAGAAGCTATGAAAAGGATGAAATATGAGAGGAAAATTTCAGCTTCTTTGTATGCCTTTAATGGAATACCAGAGTGTTTAAAATTGAAGCTTGGGGAAGGAAGTGGAGTAAGATCTAATTCTGAACTGATAACAAGCTTGAGAAAAGCTTGTGACAGAAGAAGATCAAATGAGGAgaaggttgaagaagaagaagaagatgaagaagataaagaagaaatgaagtcTTTTTCAAGCAATGAAGTTGATTTGTCCATTTGGAGTTCATTAGATCTTCCACCTATTTGCTTTGTTAACTGA
- the LOC101222400 gene encoding transmembrane protein 230 has protein sequence MASRRNVRYSPLTSDDNDIDSEGNQSDPRFYYTPKAFDKIPWKSIALAIFLLLLGSLLLFLSYFVLTGHMAGEKSQAYGLLALGFLTFLPGFYETRIAYYAWRGANGYRFASIPDY, from the exons ATGGCATCTAGACGGAATGTTCGTTATAGCCCCCTTACCTCTGATGATAACGATATTGATTCAGAGGGAAATCAATCTGATCCTCGCTTTTACTATACACCAAAAGCTTTTGACAAGATCCCGTGGAAATCCATTGCTCTTGCTATCTTCCTGTTACTTCTTGGATCATTGCTTCTCTTTCTTTCGTACTTTGTATTAACCGGTCACATGGCAGGAGAGAAATCACAAGCTTATGGTCTTTTAGCATTGGGGTTTCTTACCTTCCTCCCAg GCTTTTATGAGACTAGGATCGCATATTATGCATGGAGAGGGGCCAATGGATATCGCTTTGCATCCATTCCCGATTACTAA